The genome window AATTCAAATCCGGCATTTCCTTGAGGAAACTGTGAAGATAGTATTGATCCCGTGCAGGCTCGTAGGCCCATGCGGAGCCCCCGAAAACCGAAAGCCAGTTGTTGGGCGGTTCGCCGTCGTCACCGGGATCGGCCCAGACATACCAATCGGCCTTGGGATTTCCCCTGCTCCGGCGCGATTCACGGAACCAGGGATGCTGATCAGAGGAATGGTTGAACACCAAGTCTATCATGACCCTGATGCCTCGGGCATGGGCCTCACTCACCAGCACGTCGAAATCGTCCAGGGAGCCGAATATCGGGTGGATGGCCGTGTAGTCGCTGACATCATAGCCGAAATCGGCCATGGGAGAGGGAAAGAACGGCGATATCCAGATGGCGTCTATACCGAGCCCGCCGCCCCGTCCGTCGTTGAGATAATCGAGCTTTTCGATGATCCCCCGGAGGTCGCCCACGCCGTCGTTGTCGGCATCGTAGAAACTGCGCGGATAGATTTGATAGAAGACGGCCTGTTTCCACCAGGATGCATCACTCATGTCACCCTCCGTGCGAAAAGCAAAGGATCCTGCCTGATTTCACCTTCCTAGGCAGGCTTGATGGCCAGGTATTGATACACCTGGGGCGGATGGTAGTTTTCCTGCGGCACGAGGCTGACAGGGTCCATGTGGTACCTGCGGGCAATGAGATACGGGATGAGCCGCCGTCCCTTGCCCAGCCAGGACCGGGTCTCGAACACGTCGTCCACCAGAACGAGGCCGCCCCTGGCCATGTGCGGCTCCGCAGCCAGGTAGCATTCCAGGTGCGCCTGTTCCGAAGCCAGGCGCTCGTCAAAGGCCTCTTCCGTATCGAACATGCTGTAGTCCCAGCCGTCCAGATACAGCAGGTTCACGGGTTTGCGCAGCGAGTGCATGAATTCGATGCCGTCCCCGGTCACCAGATGGACATTGTCTGAAGGGATGTCGAATTCATCCAGAATTTCAGTGCAGAGGGCCGCGGCCTCGGGCTCGATATCCACGGAAAAAAGCTCCCCGCCGTACCGGGCCACATACCAGGCGAACAAGGGCGTGGAATAGCCGTCGGCCAGCCAATTGCCACGGCGGCGAGTGGTTCCCACCTCAACAATGACCGGATTCTCCACCTTGTCCAAGAGTTCCAGCGCGCGGGTAAACCCCTGCACGCGCCCGAACGGCGGTTTACGCATGAAAGACTCCCTTGCTTCTTTGTTGAAAGGCCAAGCCTGAAGGTCACCCTACATGATGGGCAGTCGTGCGGCAACTTGAATGAAATTGACTAGATATAGCCGTACATGACCATGAAATGGCAGAAGCTTCCCGCCATGACGAAGAGATGGAAGATTTCGTGGAAACCGAACCGGCCGGGCAAGGGATCGGGGCGCTTGAGCCCGTAAATGACCGCGCCGATGCTGTAGAGCACACCGCCCAGGACCAGCCAGGCCAGGGCTCCGGCCTCCAGGTTCATGACCAGGGGATAAATGCCCACCAGGGCCATCCACCCCATCGCCAGGAAAACGCCCGTGGAAAACCAGCGCGGCGCATTGATCCAAAACACCTTCAGAAAGATGCCGGCAACGGCGAGGCCCCAGGCGCAACCAAACAGGGA of Salidesulfovibrio onnuriiensis contains these proteins:
- a CDS encoding class I SAM-dependent methyltransferase; this translates as MRKPPFGRVQGFTRALELLDKVENPVIVEVGTTRRRGNWLADGYSTPLFAWYVARYGGELFSVDIEPEAAALCTEILDEFDIPSDNVHLVTGDGIEFMHSLRKPVNLLYLDGWDYSMFDTEEAFDERLASEQAHLECYLAAEPHMARGGLVLVDDVFETRSWLGKGRRLIPYLIARRYHMDPVSLVPQENYHPPQVYQYLAIKPA
- the trhA gene encoding PAQR family membrane homeostasis protein TrhA, whose protein sequence is MASVQALRDPMSGLTHCIAAVLAVFGTGMLLGKSVSPALPWHIVTFSVFGCGMVLLYTASTLYHWLPVSEKGVRILRRIDHSMIFFYIAATYTPICLIPLRGGWGWSLFGCAWGLAVAGIFLKVFWINAPRWFSTGVFLAMGWMALVGIYPLVMNLEAGALAWLVLGGVLYSIGAVIYGLKRPDPLPGRFGFHEIFHLFVMAGSFCHFMVMYGYI